A window of Roseovarius sp. THAF27 contains these coding sequences:
- a CDS encoding TFIIB-type zinc finger domain-containing protein gives MLDSPTVDQEHRFPCDQCGADFRFDPQAGKLICDHCGNEAEMEQAGPWAAPLKELDFGAAVKGELAASEIEETRVATCPNCAAQVEFDATVHARECPFCATPVVTDTGTHRHIKPRGVLPFKVDEPAARGAMTEWLGRLWFAPNGLQDYARKGRRMQGIYVPYWTYDADTKSSYTGERGTVYYETRTVMRDGKRKQVQVAKVRWTPVRGRVARFFDDVLVLASKTLPKRYTDALEPWELGELQPYSPEFLAGFRAEGYQVELEDGFVQARQIMDARIARDVRFDIGGDRQRIHSIDTAVSDVTFKHVLLPVWLAAYKYRGETYRFVVNGRNGKVQGERPYSAIKIAIAVVIGVILAAAVGYGVAMSQ, from the coding sequence ATGCTCGATTCCCCGACCGTAGACCAAGAACACCGTTTCCCCTGCGACCAGTGCGGCGCCGACTTCCGGTTCGATCCGCAGGCGGGCAAGCTGATCTGTGATCATTGCGGCAACGAGGCCGAGATGGAGCAGGCGGGCCCCTGGGCCGCGCCGTTGAAGGAACTGGATTTCGGCGCGGCGGTGAAAGGCGAACTGGCGGCGTCGGAGATCGAGGAAACCCGCGTCGCGACCTGCCCCAACTGCGCCGCGCAGGTGGAATTCGACGCGACGGTGCACGCCAGAGAGTGCCCGTTCTGCGCCACGCCGGTGGTCACCGATACCGGCACCCACCGGCATATCAAGCCGCGCGGGGTCTTGCCGTTCAAGGTGGACGAACCCGCCGCGCGGGGTGCGATGACCGAGTGGCTGGGCCGGTTGTGGTTCGCCCCGAACGGGTTGCAGGACTATGCCCGCAAGGGGCGCAGGATGCAGGGCATTTACGTGCCTTACTGGACCTATGACGCCGACACCAAATCCAGCTACACCGGCGAGCGAGGGACGGTCTATTACGAGACCAGGACGGTCATGCGCGACGGCAAGCGAAAGCAGGTGCAGGTGGCCAAGGTGCGCTGGACGCCGGTGCGAGGCCGGGTGGCGCGGTTTTTCGACGATGTGCTGGTGCTGGCCTCGAAAACCCTTCCCAAACGCTATACCGACGCGCTGGAGCCGTGGGAGCTGGGCGAGTTGCAGCCCTACAGTCCGGAGTTCCTGGCCGGGTTCCGCGCCGAGGGGTATCAGGTGGAACTGGAGGACGGGTTCGTGCAGGCGCGCCAGATCATGGATGCGCGGATCGCGCGGGACGTTCGGTTCGACATCGGTGGTGACCGGCAGCGCATTCATTCCATCGACACGGCGGTCAGCGATGTGACCTTCAAGCATGTGCTGCTGCCGGTGTGGCTCGCGGCCTACAAGTACCGCGGCGAAACCTATCGCTTTGTGGTCAACGGTCGCAACGGCAAGGTGCAGGGCGAGCGGCCCTATTCAGCCATCAAGATCGCGATTGCCGTGGTGATCGGGGTCATATTGGCGGCAGCGGTGGGGTACGGCGTGGCGATGAGCCAATGA
- a CDS encoding acyl-CoA synthetase: MTFSTRQDVIAIQQEMPWEARDVPKTVYQMLADTATAFPDRPAVSYQLLSGPMDKSQTLTWSEFHGRVCQAANLFRSLKISETDVIALVMPNCLETAIATIGAMVAGIANPINPLLEPEQIGAILRETDARVVVTLRSFPKTDVAQKMAEAVRNAPRVHTVLEVDLVRYLTPPKSWIVPLIRPKNPDNHHADVKNFNAEARKHPNTLVFKDSATDRVAAYFHTGGTTGMPKVAQHKYSGMVYNGWLGHRLLFDEHDSIMCPLPLFHVFACHVILMAMIKSGAHVVFPTPAGYRGDGVFDNFWKLLERWGTTFVITVPTATAALMQRKVNADISKVKNAFSGSAPMPLELFKRFESATGMTVIEGYGLTEATCLVSCNPPTGEKKVGSVGVPLPYTDVKIYKTDGTECGPDEVGEICIANPGVFAGNTYTEVAKNKDLYHHEVYLRTGDLGRIDDDGYLWITGRAKDLIIRGGHNIDPADIEEALMAHAEVAGAGAIGQPDAHSGELPCAYVELVDGGSVDSAALLEHCKVHVHERAAIPKYIEVLDELPKTAVGKVFKPDLRKRAITRVYNAALADAGINAEVTEVIDDKKRGLVARLSKTGDADEAAISQCLGEFTRPWEWADAKPKAD; encoded by the coding sequence ATGACATTTTCCACACGCCAGGACGTGATCGCTATCCAGCAAGAAATGCCGTGGGAGGCACGCGACGTACCGAAAACGGTTTACCAAATGCTGGCCGACACCGCCACGGCCTTCCCGGACCGTCCGGCCGTCAGCTATCAGCTTCTGTCGGGCCCCATGGACAAGTCGCAGACGCTCACCTGGTCCGAGTTTCACGGGCGTGTCTGCCAGGCCGCCAACCTCTTCCGCAGCCTGAAGATCTCCGAGACCGACGTGATCGCGCTGGTCATGCCCAACTGCCTGGAAACCGCCATCGCCACGATCGGCGCCATGGTCGCGGGCATCGCCAACCCGATCAATCCTTTGCTGGAGCCCGAACAGATCGGCGCCATCCTGCGCGAAACCGACGCCCGCGTGGTGGTGACCCTGCGGTCCTTCCCGAAGACCGACGTGGCCCAGAAAATGGCCGAGGCCGTGCGCAACGCGCCACGCGTGCACACGGTGCTGGAGGTCGATCTTGTCCGCTACCTGACGCCGCCCAAAAGCTGGATTGTCCCGCTCATTCGGCCCAAGAACCCCGACAACCACCACGCCGACGTCAAGAATTTCAACGCCGAGGCGCGCAAGCACCCCAACACCTTGGTCTTCAAGGACAGCGCCACCGATCGCGTCGCCGCCTATTTCCACACCGGCGGCACCACGGGGATGCCCAAGGTCGCGCAGCACAAGTATTCCGGCATGGTCTATAACGGCTGGCTGGGCCATCGCCTGCTCTTTGACGAACATGACAGCATCATGTGCCCGCTTCCGCTGTTTCACGTTTTCGCCTGCCACGTGATCCTGATGGCGATGATCAAGTCCGGCGCGCATGTGGTCTTCCCCACCCCCGCCGGGTATCGCGGCGACGGCGTATTCGACAATTTCTGGAAGCTGCTGGAACGCTGGGGCACAACCTTTGTTATCACCGTCCCCACAGCCACCGCCGCGCTGATGCAGCGCAAGGTGAATGCCGACATCTCCAAGGTGAAGAACGCCTTCTCCGGCTCCGCGCCCATGCCGCTGGAACTGTTCAAACGGTTCGAATCCGCCACCGGCATGACCGTGATCGAAGGTTACGGTTTGACCGAGGCCACCTGCCTTGTCTCCTGCAACCCGCCCACCGGCGAGAAGAAAGTCGGCAGCGTCGGCGTGCCCCTGCCCTATACCGACGTCAAGATCTACAAGACCGACGGCACCGAATGCGGCCCCGACGAAGTGGGCGAGATCTGCATCGCCAACCCCGGCGTCTTTGCCGGCAACACCTATACCGAGGTCGCCAAGAACAAGGACCTTTACCATCACGAGGTCTATCTGCGCACCGGCGACCTGGGCCGGATCGACGACGACGGTTACCTCTGGATCACCGGCCGCGCCAAGGACCTGATCATCCGCGGCGGCCACAACATCGACCCCGCCGATATCGAGGAAGCGCTGATGGCCCATGCCGAAGTGGCGGGCGCCGGTGCCATCGGCCAGCCCGATGCGCATTCGGGCGAGCTGCCGTGCGCCTATGTCGAACTGGTCGACGGCGGCTCGGTCGATAGCGCCGCGCTGCTGGAACATTGCAAGGTGCATGTCCACGAACGCGCCGCCATCCCGAAATATATCGAGGTGCTGGACGAACTGCCCAAGACCGCCGTCGGCAAGGTCTTCAAGCCCGACCTGCGAAAGCGGGCGATCACCCGGGTCTATAACGCGGCTCTGGCCGATGCGGGCATCAACGCCGAGGTGACCGAGGTGATCGACGACAAGAAGCGCGGCCTCGTGGCGCGGCTGTCAAAGACCGGCGACGCGGACGAGGCGGCGATCTCGCAATGCCTGGGCGAATTCACCCGTCCGTGGGAATGGGCCGACGCCAAGCCCAAGGCCGACTGA
- a CDS encoding nitroreductase, translating into MSADGDALKLLMQARYSCRAFRPEPVENAVIERIVDTARHTASWNNTQPWELLVTRGTETEAFRQALLREVQTGKPGPDMDWPESYPGELGERRRTCGYALYNAVGIAREDREARARQSMRNFELFDAPHVAILHIPQVLGSYGALDAGGFLTAFMLAATAEGLGTIAQAAVAAYPHVIRRQFGLPEHHAILCAISFGYADETHPVNQYRTEREDVGAILSFKG; encoded by the coding sequence ATGAGCGCGGATGGCGACGCCCTGAAGCTGCTGATGCAGGCGCGGTATTCGTGCCGCGCGTTCCGGCCCGAGCCGGTGGAGAACGCGGTGATCGAGCGGATCGTCGATACCGCGCGGCATACCGCCAGCTGGAACAATACGCAGCCCTGGGAACTCCTGGTGACGCGGGGCACGGAGACGGAGGCGTTCCGGCAGGCTTTGCTGAGGGAGGTGCAGACGGGAAAGCCGGGGCCGGACATGGACTGGCCCGAAAGCTATCCCGGCGAACTGGGCGAGCGGCGGCGGACCTGTGGTTATGCGCTTTACAACGCGGTCGGCATCGCGCGAGAGGATCGCGAGGCGCGGGCGCGGCAGTCGATGCGGAATTTCGAGCTGTTCGACGCGCCGCATGTGGCCATCCTGCATATCCCGCAGGTTCTGGGGTCCTATGGCGCGCTGGACGCGGGCGGGTTCCTGACGGCCTTCATGCTGGCGGCGACGGCCGAAGGGCTGGGCACGATCGCGCAGGCGGCGGTCGCGGCCTATCCGCACGTGATACGGCGACAGTTCGGGCTGCCCGAGCACCACGCGATCCTCTGTGCGATTTCATTCGGCTATGCCGATGAGACGCACCCGGTGAACCAGTATCGCACCGAGCGCGAAGACGTCGGTGCGATCCTGTCCTTCAAGGGCTGA